One window of Chryseobacterium indologenes genomic DNA carries:
- a CDS encoding GPW/gp25 family protein: MKINTDFLGTGWSFPPEFNETEGKLAMTTDVEDINNSLKILLSTRPGERVMFPNYGCDLQDMLFKPLDLTLITQMKGIVERAILYHEPRINILSIEIDTQEEFEGEVLIQVDYEVRNTNTRSNMVFPFYKGEATEI, from the coding sequence ATGAAAATAAATACAGATTTTTTAGGAACAGGCTGGAGTTTTCCGCCTGAGTTTAACGAAACTGAAGGAAAACTGGCCATGACCACAGATGTGGAAGACATCAATAACAGCCTTAAGATTTTACTGTCAACACGCCCTGGCGAACGTGTCATGTTCCCCAACTACGGGTGTGACCTGCAGGATATGCTCTTTAAACCACTGGACTTAACGCTGATTACCCAAATGAAAGGAATCGTTGAGCGTGCTATTTTATATCATGAACCCAGAATCAACATCCTAAGTATTGAAATTGATACCCAGGAAGAGTTTGAGGGAGAAGTTTTGATACAGGTTGACTACGAAGTAAGAAATACTAATACAAGAAGCAATATGGTTTTCCCTTTTTACAAAGGAGAAGCTACCGAAATATAA
- a CDS encoding PAAR domain-containing protein: MKPAARITDMHTCPMVTGNVPHVGGPIMPAGEPTVLIGGMPAARQGDKAVCTGPPDTIASGSSSVLIGGKPAARMGDSTAHGGVITAGEATVLIGG, from the coding sequence ATGAAACCGGCAGCAAGAATTACAGATATGCACACCTGTCCTATGGTAACAGGAAATGTTCCCCATGTAGGAGGCCCTATAATGCCGGCAGGAGAACCCACCGTGCTTATCGGCGGAATGCCTGCAGCAAGACAGGGAGATAAAGCAGTATGTACCGGGCCACCGGACACCATTGCATCAGGCTCTTCAAGTGTTTTAATCGGTGGGAAACCTGCCGCAAGAATGGGCGATTCTACCGCTCATGGAGGAGTGATAACCGCAGGGGAAGCTACTGTTTTAATAGGCGGATGA